Sequence from the Penaeus vannamei isolate JL-2024 chromosome 16, ASM4276789v1, whole genome shotgun sequence genome:
tatatatatatgtaatatatatatatatatatatatatatatatatatatatatatgtacatatatatacatatatatacatatatatatatgtatatatatatatatatatatgcatatatatatatttatatatatttatatatatttatatatatacatatatatatatatatatatatatatatatatatatatatatatatatatatacacacacatatatttatgtctatatgtgtctgtacacacccacacccacacccacacccacccacccacacacacacacacacacacacacacacacacacacacacacacacacacacacacacacacacacacacacacacacacacacacacttatatatatatatatatatatatatatatatatatatatatatatatatatatgtgtatatatatatatatatatatatatatatatatatatacatatatacattttttaagagAGACCAAGCGAAAGAATTCACCAAAgcaaaatctatatatttttttctaacctTCTATCGCATATACCTTGTTATTATGCTCTACAGTGGGCGTGAGTCAGCAACATTTCTTTGTACctgacgccccctcccctcccctatatatatatatatatatatatatatatatatatatatatatatatatatatatatatatatataaatatatatatatacatatatatatatatatatacatacatatatatatgtatgtatgtatgtatatatgtatgtaatatatatatatatatatatatatatatatatatatacatatatatacatatatatacatatatatacatatatatatatatatatatatatgtatgaatatgcattatatatatatatatatatatatatatatatatatatatatatatatgtgtgtgtgtgtgtgtgtgtgtgtgtgtgtgtgtgtgtgtgtgtgtgtgtgtgtgtgtgtgtgtgtgtgtgtgtgtgtgtgtgtgtatatatatatatatatatatatatatatatatatatatattatatatatatatattatgtatatatatacatatatatatatatattatgtatatatatacatatatatatatatatatatatatatacatatatatacatatatatatacatatatatatatatatatatatatatatatatatacatatatatatatgtatgtatgtatatatatatatatatatatgtatgtaaattatatatatatatatatatatatatatatatatatatatatatatatatatatacacgcacacacacacacacacacacacacacacacacacacacacacacacacacacacacacacacacacatatatatatatatatatatatatatatatatatatatatatatatatacatatatatatacatatatatatacatatatatacatatatatatatatatatatatatatatatatatatatatatatatatatatatatacatatatacatacatatatatatatatatatatatatatatatatatatatatatatatgcatatatatatatatatatatatatatatatatatatatatatatatatatatatatatattatcaccaatctgtctatacacacaccgcatgtatgtgggtgtgtgtgtgtgtgtgtgtgtatgtgtgtgtgtgtgtgtgtgtgttttctagaAACATTTTCACAGGATTATAATGATGCCATTAAATTCAGAGATTAAAGTCTACGGCACATACGCACGTTTAACATAAGCCCTGTTGTTATGGAGCAGATGAAGCCTATTCTGTATGCAATAAAAACATTTCATAGCACACAGACTGCAGAAATCCTACTAGATCAGGAACTGGGGAACGCGTTCTGCGACTGACAGAATGctcttcagcccccccccccccaaaaaaaaaaagcgttggAAATACTACAAATTAAAACTAACGAATTAAGGCGGGAACCATCTCGAGCCCAGTAAGGTCGATGTGCGGTTAAGAAAGCTTGGATACTGCCCTTACTAGAGCCTCCTGCAAATTAACCAGGCTGATCTGATAAATTCTTAGAATTAAATGTCACAATTTTTTCATTGACGAAAAAAAATGTGGCTCATACAATGTAAGAACAAAACGATATGATGAAGAACTCGTGTGATAACTTTGTCGAGAAGAATACGGACATTTTGCAAATGTTATATCGAAGAGCGCCGTGTGATTCAGCCATGCAGGTTACATAACATGAGGCGCGGAAAAACTCTGTAACTGTCATATCATCTGATGTATTAGAACACATGATTGGTATCTTACACATTTAGAATGTACGTTACGAACATATTGCACCAGGTCGGTGTAGGTTTGGGTGGTAGATTAAGAACTCTGTAACACATTCATCTCAACTGATGTACTTGGAGACAGGATAATTTTATGCTTGGAATGTGTTGTGCAATATCATATCATTACAGTATAATCATATACCAAAAGAATCAAGcccatttttatcttctttattttccattttcttcattacATTTGTTGCTGcttctcctttgctttcttttttgttttcatacgtttatttatcattatttacactgcaattatcattttcttttacgaTTCATGTTGCTATAAATGTGAATAAGAATAGTTGTTACAACCCCTCCGTTATCGCcatcatatatcatattcatcCGTTTTGAATGGTTCAAGCTATCTCATCAGGACTGCTTTCTTATATCTTAATTAATGCGCAGTAGTTATGACATTTGTGTAAACAGTTTAAATCTCTGATGTTTACTAATGTGAAAAGTTATTAGATGAATTGTTATCGCATTGATTTTCAGTGTCACCGCATTCCTTACCGTCAATAGAAGGCTGCTTCCTACACTCAGTACAATATCAGGATAACATAGAATATTTTATCATACTTGACATGAATTCAGTATTACTTTTGATAACAGAATGGACAGGAAAAAGTGGAAAGTGACCCTCCTAACCTCCTTGGTGGCGACCGGACTGAGGGCCACTGGCAACCGTGACCGGAGGGAAGACACTATAAATAGTAAAGCAAGTCGGAGCGGTTGTCTAGTCATGGCGTTCCGACGGTCAACGCAGAACGTGGTCGCAGTCTTTGCTCTCATCTTTGGGCTTCTGATGGAAGGTCCTGCCGCCGCCTCCATCAGCCTCACGCCCCATGCTTCCTACAAGAAGAATTTCAAGTGGTCTCGATTTAAACGCTTCTTCAGGCAGTCAGAGGTGACCCTCGGCGCCGACCTCATGGAGCAGGTGGAGAACGCGACGCGAGAGGAAGCCCGGTCGCAGCCCAACCCCCTCGTTGTGGTCTCCAAGACACTCCAGGAGGGCGTGGACTGTAGCTCCCTCTCCTTGGACCTCCACCGGAATCACATCAATTCGAGCCTCAGACTGCGCCCGAAGTGGATCCACAGGTCGCAGCGGCTGGGCGAGTGCCCTACGAGGCTCGTGACCCGCGAGCTGAGG
This genomic interval carries:
- the LOC138864438 gene encoding uncharacterized protein, with the protein product MAFRRSTQNVVAVFALIFGLLMEGPAAASISLTPHASYKKNFKWSRFKRFFRQSEVTLGADLMEQVENATREEARSQPNPLVVVSKTLQEGVDCSSLSLDLHRNHINSSLRLRPKWIHRSQRLGECPTRLVTRELRQGFFPPVVMEAMCVCEGSRCAEDGHHCVRVTHDVPVWVRKGRKYKKLEPVELTVGCVCARKTLPEEHDSATSLPER